Genomic window (Pseudomonas sp. L5B5):
AGTTGCTCTGGCCCAGCCTGGCAAGGCTGGCGGCGGCGGGCGAGCGCATCGTCCTGGTGGCGCCGCCGTTCGTGCCTTTTCCCCTGGCCTGGCAGAACGCCGGGGTGGATGTGCGCCAGTTGTCGATCATCCAGGCCGGGGAGCGCGATGCGCTGTGGGCTGCCGAGCAGTGCCTGCGCTCGGGCAGTTGCGGTGCGGTGCTGTGCTGGCCACAACAGGCTGACGACCGGGCCCTGCGGCGCTTGCAGGTGGCGGCGGAGAGCGGCCAGACCCTGGCCTTTGCCTACCGTCCCCTGGAGGCTGCGCACAACCCGTCGCCGGCAGCCCTGCGCTTGACCCTGCAAGGCCATCCTCCGCAACTGCGGGTACTCAAGTGCCGGGGTGGCCTGGCCCACCCGCTGCCGATTGCCCTGCAAGCCGGGCACTGAGGTCGATATGCGCTGGGTGTGCATCCTGTTCCCGCAATTGGCGCTGGACGCGGTACTGCGTCAGCGTACTGAACCCCAGGCGCCGCTGGCACTGCTCAGCGGCAGCCCGCAGCGGCGGGTGATCCAGGCGGTGAACGAGGCTGCCCGCGAACTGGGCCTGCGCCCCGGGCAGTCGCTGACTGCCGCCCAGGCCCTGAGCAAGGCCTTTGCCTGTGCCGAGTACGATGCGCAGCAGATCGACCACTGGCAGCAATTTCTCGCGGCTTGGGCCTATGGCTTCAGTTCCCAGGTCAGCGTGGCCTACCCACGCACCCTGGTGCTGGAGATCGAGTCGAGCCTGGGCCTGTTCGGCCCCTGGCCACAGTTGCAGGCTCGCTTGCGCCGGGAGCTGCAGGCATTGGGCTTTCGCCATCGGATCGTCGTTGCGCCGAACCCGGCGGCGGCGCGGGTCCTGGCCAATGCCTACGACGGCCTGGCGGTGGCCGACTCGCAAGCCCTGCACCAGGCCCTGGGGCCGATGCCCATCGAACGCCTGGGGCTGGCGCCGGAGCAGGCCACGGCCTTGTCGCGCATGGGCGTGCGCAGTTTCGCGCAACTCCATGGTTTGCCGCGCCAGAGCCTGGCCCGGCGTTTCGATGGCGGTTTGCTCAAGCACCTCGATACCTTGCTGGGCGGGCGCGCATCAGGGCTGGCGTTCTATCAGCCCCCGGATCGCTTCGACGGGCGCATCGAACTGAACTTCGATGTGCAGTCCCACCAGGCGCTGCTGTTTCCCTTGCGCCGGCTGACCGCCGACCTGGCGGCCTTTCTCTGTGGTCGCGACAGTGGCGTGCAGCGCTTCGTCCTGCACCTGGAGCACGTCGAGGGCGCCGACACCCTGGTCGCGGTAGGCCTGCTCAGTGCTGAACGCGATCCGGCGATGCTCTTCGAACTGGCCCGCGGGCGCCTGGAGCAGGTCCAGGTGCCCGCGCCAGTGCGCAACCTGCGCCTGGTGGCCGAGGACCTGCCGCTGTTCGTGCCCCGGCATGCGCAGCTGTTCGAGGAGCGGCCACAGCAGAACCTGCCGTGGGAGCAACTGCGCGAGCGCCTGCGTGCACGCCTGGGGGATGAGGCGGTGCAGGGCCTGGGCCACCGTGCCGATCATCGTCCGGAACTCAGTTGGCAACCCCGCACCGATGCTCGCCCGTGCCCGGCCAGCCCCGGCCTGCGCCGTCCGGGCTGGTTGCTGGCCGAACCCCAGCCGTTGGGCGAGGGCACGGTGCAGATCGTCATGGGGCCGGAGCGCATCGAGTCCGGCTGGTGGGACGGTGCCGATGTGCGCCGTGACTATTACCTGGTCCAGACCCACGCCGGCCAGCAGGGCTGGGCCTACCGCCAGGTCGGCGAGCCCGGGCCGCTGCTGTTGCAGGGCTGGTTCGCATGAGCCTTTATGCCGAGTTGCATTGCCTGTCCAACTTCAGCTTCCAGCGTGGCGCCTCCAGTGCCCGTGAGCTGTTCGAGCGTGGCCAGGCCCTGGGTTACCAGGCGCTGGCCATCACCGACGAATGCACCCTGGCCGGCATCGTGCGGGCCTGGCAGGCATCGCGCGACACCGGCCTGAAGCTGATCGTCGGCAGTGAAATGCAGGTCGAGGAGGGGCCGCGGCTGGTGCTGCTGGTGGAAGAACTGGCGGGTTACCAGGCCCTGTGCCGGTTGATCACCCGCGCCCGGCGCCGTGCCGAGAAAGGTTGCTATCGCCTGCTGCGGGAGGATTTCGCCGAACCCTTGCCGGGGCTGCTGGCACTGTGGCTGGCCGATGAAACTGGCGATCCCGGGCCAGGCCTCTGGTTGCAGCAGGTGTTCCCCGGGCGGCTGTGGCTGGCGGTGGAGCTGCACTGCGGCCAGGACGATGCCCGGCAGTTGCAACAGCGGCTGGCCCTGGCCCGGCAGCTGGATCTGCCAACGGTCGCTTGCGGCGATGTGCACATGCATGTGCGTGGGCGCCGGGCCTTGCAGGACACCATGACCGCGATCCGCCATCACCTGCCGGTGGCCGAGGCCGGGCAGCGTCTGTTCGCCAATGGCGAACGCCACCTGCGGCCGCTGGAGGTGTTGCAGGGCCTGTATCCCCAGGCGTTGCTCGAGGAGTCGCTGGTCATCGCCGGGCGCTGTTGTTTCGACCTGGGCCAGTTGCGTTACCAGTA
Coding sequences:
- a CDS encoding Y-family DNA polymerase, which produces MRWVCILFPQLALDAVLRQRTEPQAPLALLSGSPQRRVIQAVNEAARELGLRPGQSLTAAQALSKAFACAEYDAQQIDHWQQFLAAWAYGFSSQVSVAYPRTLVLEIESSLGLFGPWPQLQARLRRELQALGFRHRIVVAPNPAAARVLANAYDGLAVADSQALHQALGPMPIERLGLAPEQATALSRMGVRSFAQLHGLPRQSLARRFDGGLLKHLDTLLGGRASGLAFYQPPDRFDGRIELNFDVQSHQALLFPLRRLTADLAAFLCGRDSGVQRFVLHLEHVEGADTLVAVGLLSAERDPAMLFELARGRLEQVQVPAPVRNLRLVAEDLPLFVPRHAQLFEERPQQNLPWEQLRERLRARLGDEAVQGLGHRADHRPELSWQPRTDARPCPASPGLRRPGWLLAEPQPLGEGTVQIVMGPERIESGWWDGADVRRDYYLVQTHAGQQGWAYRQVGEPGPLLLQGWFA
- the imuA gene encoding translesion DNA synthesis-associated protein ImuA; this encodes MGAVVALDSLFNAGRVWKGRPAAVPVSTHATGHGALDAVLPSGGWPQAALTEILVAAQGLGELQLLWPSLARLAAAGERIVLVAPPFVPFPLAWQNAGVDVRQLSIIQAGERDALWAAEQCLRSGSCGAVLCWPQQADDRALRRLQVAAESGQTLAFAYRPLEAAHNPSPAALRLTLQGHPPQLRVLKCRGGLAHPLPIALQAGH